AAGGAAATCTGTTCCTGAGATGCTAGAGAAATAATTCCCCTCGTACCATCTACTAAAATTATCTCGCCTGAGCGGATAATTTCCGTGGCATTTTTCACCCCGACAATGGCAGGAATGGCTAATTCCCGGGCTAAAATGGCTCCATGGCTAGTTAATCCCCCCTGTTCCGTGATCATTGCTCGAATTTGGCGTAAATGGGGCAGTTTTTTCGGAGGTAAATTAGTAGTAACCAGAATGCAATCCTGAAAATTTGCCTCTGGGGAGTCGAAATTGCTGATCACTTTTGCCACTCCCGATGCCAACCCTGGGGATGCCCCTAATCCTCTTAAGGGATAATTGGAGGTAGTGGGGGTGATTTCCTGACTGTGACAGTTGAGAATATAAATTTGACCATCCAGCATCATCAGCCATTCTATGCTGGTTAACGTCGGTTTTTCCGCCAGTAGAGATTGAATCAGTTGACAAAGGCGATCGAGGGCGAAATTATCTAAACAGTAGCTTTCCTGTAAACTGGGTGCTAATAATTGTGGTACGAGCAGATTACTGTCACTATTGAGATAATAAGCCCTGGATTTATTGCCTAATTGCCGACTGCGTAATTGACCAGAGCGATCGATAATGTAGGTATCCGGTGCCACTTCTCCATTAACTAAACTGTGTCCTAAACCCCAAACCGCCTGAATTTCCCAGTTATCCTCATTAATCAACACATTTCCCGCACAATTGGCTGGTAATAACGGTTGTACCAGTAAAGATAATTGAATGTTTTCTAAACCAATTCCCATTTTTCGCCAATAAAATAGACTTCTGGCGGTGAATAACTCCGCCCAAGCTTGTTTTAGAGCATTTTCTAGATTATCTGCTTTAATTCCACTGATGGGGGCGGAAAATAAACCGAGAGTTCGCCGAGCCAGATTAGCTGGTAGGGAAAAGCGCCATACTAGGGTAGCCATGGATAATTGTGCCACGGCCGCCTCTAGTTCTTCTAACCAGAGAGGAGGAATTTCCGCTTGTAAAATGGCCCGCCGACTCTCTCGCGCAACTAATTGCAGAGCTTTGGCGTTATCTACGTCTAAATAGAGGGAAGATTGCGGAAAATCAGTCAGAAACGAGTCAGCATTGTCGATAGTTTCCAAAAATTCCGCAAAAATGCGGTTAAAAATGGCAAATCCCCTGATAATTGGGTATCCTCGTTGGTGCAATTCACTGGCAATAAAAGCTTTTTCCCCCACCAGGGGGCGATCAGAAGCACTAATGCGATCGAGCCAGCAGAGAATGGTCACGCGATTTGTTAAGAATGGTGAAAGGATTCTAAAATCATTGTGTGATTTTTGTCGCTTTTTATTTTTATCTGCTACTGTAAATTACTGTCACTGTCTTGAGGATTATGTCGTCATTAAGGAAAAAACCCTTAACCTAGACGATTGTGCAGTTCTTGGAGGGCTACTTTAGTCTGTAGAGGGTCTTCAACTAATTTAGCGATAGGAATTTGATGAGTCCAAGTGTCGTAAAAGGCCTTAATTTTATAGTAAGAGCCTGGAAAGACAAGATGGGGAATATCAAGCAGCAGACATAAAATATGAACATGAAGACGATTAGTAATCACGATCGGATATTGTTTTAATTGATAGATGCCACTGTGCATTAAACTCCATGATTTCTGATGGAGACGAGGATTATCTATGTCCTTAAAGACAGAAGCGTAGGGATGAAAAAGTTCCCATTTTTGGCGAGAAAGCCATTGATTAGGAGTAGCTAATCCTCGTTGCCAACCCTCGCGTATAAGTCTAGCCAATCCGGGGATATAAACCCATTTTTCGGGCAGTTTATTCATCCATTGAAGGGATATCCAATCTTCCACTACTAAATCGGGAATCTCTAGCTTAGAGGCAGAAAAAGCCGAATTTCTCTCTGTATCTACTCGATCGATATAGAGAATTGAGTTCTTAGTCGCTGTAATATTAGGCAGGGCAGGTAAATTAACCATTTCAAAAGCCATATCCGGGGCTTTAATAATGCGACAATTGCCAAAATGTTCCCCGGCGATAGCATAGCTATAATCGTCGCGGACAAAAATGGTTAAATCGGGATGGGAGTTGAAAATTTTGGCAGTTTTTTGTAGATTTTCCTGGGATTTAAAATAGATGGACTGGGGTAAAATAAAGATAGGTCGATCATGGTATCTGGCAATAATTTTTTCCCGACAATTTTGATACTTTGCCCAGAGATCTCCTAGATTTCCACCTCCAGTAAAAATAATCGGAGATTTCCCTGCTTTACGCTCTAGATCATCCTCAGAAAAACTATTAGCATGGGCAGTATATTTAATTTTAATTTTCGCAGTTTTACTTAAATAGAGAATGTCCCCTAACCAGATTAAATGATCTCCAAGATTAGAATAGTTCGGATAATCTAACAATGCACATTCTTCGAGGGAACGGAGTACAGACAAAGATTGATGTAAAGCATCTTTTACATCCTGTGGAGTTGACAAATTAGGCATTTTAGTCACTTAAATATTTTCAAGGTTAAGATAGATCAGGAAAAAAATCTTTTCGCTTTACTGATCATTTTATTTAGTTTTCGATTTACTTTAGTTAAGGGACTCGGTGACTGAAAATTATCGGGTTTTTGTTCAGGATTTTTGAGAAAACGATAGTGTATAAACGTATCTCGATAACGAATATCTATATCTTCCCCCTGACATAAACGAGTAAATCCAGCTGAAGAATAATTCATATAGTGAATCCTATGAATAGGTTTGAGTCCTTCTTGATTATAAAGAATGCCATCAATTTCCACAAAGGGATCCGCATCTGCACAGTTCCCTGTCCTGTCTTGACCATTAGGACTTAGAGTAAAGTTAAACATGGAATAGTTAGTGTGGAACGTCAGATAACTGAACAGTGCCGAACTAGACCACCAACAGCGATCATACACCCATTGAATCTCTTTTTTCTTGGTTAACCTTTCCTTGAGTACATCCATTTCTGCGGGGGAAAAAAGCCCAGATTTAGAACCAAAAAAACTGTCACAATGAAGTTTAGGGCGAATATCAGCCTCTGATAAACCAGTCGCTTGTTTGATCGCTTCCAAATCCAATTCTGTCGAAAATCTTTTTTTGTTGTGTTCCCAATCATCAAAAACTAGATCATAAACATCGAGCTTTTCAAAAATTTTATCTAAGGGTTTCATTGCTAAACTATCGGCATCAAAAAAGACAAATCTATCAAAATCACCGTCAAAAGCCGCAAATTTACGATGCACAAAACCCTTATACCAAGCGGGACGCTCTAAGGGTTTTGACGCTTGGGAATGATACTCCCATACCTCGTTAACAAAACCATCCCATCTAGCGAGAGATTGAGAATTATTAAAAAGAGTTACTTGGGGTCGAGAATCAATTTCTTTTTTAGTCTTTTCTAGGCGATCATTATAGGGAATTACACAGACAGGAATATCGGAACCAATATTCTTTTCAATACTGTTAAGCAGTGCAACCAATTGGTCATAAACAGTGTCATTGGCTAAAGTATATATTCCTTTTGAGAGCATGACATTTTTGGTTAAGTAACACGGATATCATACAGAAAATGTTGAAATATTGCAAGCTGTTCTCAAACCTGTTAGGTAAATACTCACTGGTTATCGTCGTTAACACTGCCCCAGAAAGTGGGCAAAAAACCGCTAAGATAGGATTCGGACAATATTCGATCGCTGCGAGAAATTCATGGATACACCTGCGAAAGTTTTGTTAGTGGATGACGAACCGGGGGTTCGTGAATCTGTGCAAGCATATCTACAGTACGGGGATGACTTCGAGGTAAGAACTGCTAGTAATGCTAACGAAGC
This portion of the Microcystis aeruginosa NIES-2549 genome encodes:
- a CDS encoding putative PEP-binding protein; the encoded protein is MTILCWLDRISASDRPLVGEKAFIASELHQRGYPIIRGFAIFNRIFAEFLETIDNADSFLTDFPQSSLYLDVDNAKALQLVARESRRAILQAEIPPLWLEELEAAVAQLSMATLVWRFSLPANLARRTLGLFSAPISGIKADNLENALKQAWAELFTARSLFYWRKMGIGLENIQLSLLVQPLLPANCAGNVLINEDNWEIQAVWGLGHSLVNGEVAPDTYIIDRSGQLRSRQLGNKSRAYYLNSDSNLLVPQLLAPSLQESYCLDNFALDRLCQLIQSLLAEKPTLTSIEWLMMLDGQIYILNCHSQEITPTTSNYPLRGLGASPGLASGVAKVISNFDSPEANFQDCILVTTNLPPKKLPHLRQIRAMITEQGGLTSHGAILARELAIPAIVGVKNATEIIRSGEIILVDGTRGIISLASQEQISLPPPPPRETDGTAIATRLMVNLSQTESIARIQELPIDGIGLLRSEWMILELLSQRNLEEWLTPEHQEALIERLSDLIAQFALSIQPKPLFYRSFDAQDSAKDSRGTHGYILDPTLFDLELQALRRVQTTGTTNINLLLPFVRGVEEFIFCRQRVQSALLTQVPSFQLGIMVEVPGVIFQLRDYVQAGVQLIAIGTNDLTQLLLGSDREDFSEYFNARHPAVRAALKQIITQAKLLQIPCSVCGMAIVQYPELIDDLIAWGVTSLSVDREAVLATREAIVRAERRFLLENSR
- a CDS encoding polysaccharide pyruvyl transferase family protein gives rise to the protein MPNLSTPQDVKDALHQSLSVLRSLEECALLDYPNYSNLGDHLIWLGDILYLSKTAKIKIKYTAHANSFSEDDLERKAGKSPIIFTGGGNLGDLWAKYQNCREKIIARYHDRPIFILPQSIYFKSQENLQKTAKIFNSHPDLTIFVRDDYSYAIAGEHFGNCRIIKAPDMAFEMVNLPALPNITATKNSILYIDRVDTERNSAFSASKLEIPDLVVEDWISLQWMNKLPEKWVYIPGLARLIREGWQRGLATPNQWLSRQKWELFHPYASVFKDIDNPRLHQKSWSLMHSGIYQLKQYPIVITNRLHVHILCLLLDIPHLVFPGSYYKIKAFYDTWTHQIPIAKLVEDPLQTKVALQELHNRLG
- a CDS encoding Npun_R2821/Npun_R2822 family protein, which translates into the protein MLSKGIYTLANDTVYDQLVALLNSIEKNIGSDIPVCVIPYNDRLEKTKKEIDSRPQVTLFNNSQSLARWDGFVNEVWEYHSQASKPLERPAWYKGFVHRKFAAFDGDFDRFVFFDADSLAMKPLDKIFEKLDVYDLVFDDWEHNKKRFSTELDLEAIKQATGLSEADIRPKLHCDSFFGSKSGLFSPAEMDVLKERLTKKKEIQWVYDRCWWSSSALFSYLTFHTNYSMFNFTLSPNGQDRTGNCADADPFVEIDGILYNQEGLKPIHRIHYMNYSSAGFTRLCQGEDIDIRYRDTFIHYRFLKNPEQKPDNFQSPSPLTKVNRKLNKMISKAKRFFS